In Marinicella rhabdoformis, one genomic interval encodes:
- a CDS encoding GGDEF domain-containing protein: MQKTIIIIVTVLCSLGFSAWMFEPVKDIRFFNLLTESFTAIMAVFFYFKVDDLKDKPYHPYLSWGFYLAFVALLADSFDQLYYHGEVYTAIIEKSLKLLGYAFVFIGVKKWLEEYQSLNVALTRQAIRDGLTGLYNRRGMQRQLEKIHEVAHKNNETYAVIIIDFDDFKVINDTYGHVAGDEVLSKAGQSLLAFLSDSQKVGRWGGEEFAIVELGVGVDEAAETCENIRIHLSEINMSGSIQDHQVTLSFGVSQCKGKEPYMEVVKRADRALYQSKTAGKNCVTVL; the protein is encoded by the coding sequence ATGCAAAAAACCATCATTATCATAGTTACCGTTTTGTGTTCTTTGGGATTCAGCGCGTGGATGTTTGAGCCAGTAAAAGATATACGGTTTTTTAATTTGTTGACAGAGTCTTTTACAGCCATAATGGCGGTTTTCTTTTACTTTAAAGTAGATGATTTAAAAGACAAACCTTATCACCCCTACTTGTCATGGGGATTCTATTTGGCGTTCGTCGCTTTACTCGCAGACTCATTTGATCAGCTTTATTATCATGGTGAGGTTTATACAGCCATTATAGAGAAGAGTTTAAAGTTATTGGGTTATGCCTTTGTTTTTATAGGTGTAAAAAAATGGCTGGAAGAATACCAGTCTTTGAATGTTGCCTTAACAAGGCAGGCGATTAGGGATGGTTTGACAGGGCTTTATAACAGAAGAGGAATGCAGCGTCAGCTGGAAAAAATCCATGAAGTTGCTCATAAGAATAATGAGACGTATGCTGTTATTATTATTGATTTTGATGACTTTAAGGTAATAAATGATACCTATGGTCATGTGGCCGGTGATGAGGTGCTCAGTAAAGCAGGTCAGTCTTTGTTGGCATTTTTAAGTGACTCTCAAAAAGTGGGTCGTTGGGGTGGTGAAGAATTTGCCATTGTTGAATTAGGCGTTGGTGTTGATGAAGCGGCTGAAACGTGTGAAAACATCAGGATTCATTTGTCCGAAATTAATATGTCAGGGTCAATCCAAGATCATCAAGTAACCCTAAGCTTTGGTGTCAGCCAGTGCAAAGGTAAAGAGCCATACATGGAAGTCGTTAAAAGAGCAGACAGGGCATTATATCAATCAAAAACTGCTGGAAAAAATTGCGTAACTGTTTTATAA
- a CDS encoding GGDEF domain-containing protein: MYNFLQLLFPFKTTQLVSHAFDEKFEEWDKPSRQIQISAIAFLTAILYMLFSMLNKSWATENLQNLMLKVHLFVVVPMLLVISFLAFRRKYYNTVMNILAVSPIISIICHAYIISKLPYQAPYQMEGYMIIFWTFVISGLTFKHALISASCSAIILLTTAYFYINQPDYYTMHVFWVFCSFSFGFLGALIFDQSRKAVYSSHQELHQIAITDNLTGVFNRNQLNQVLKAQIDKCTKESHSFGLIILDIDHFKAVNDTFGHDIGDKVLQQTAQLLSELTQNDDILFRWGGEEFIIVALDVNKQSLIQYCDVVRKQFEQESFGTTESMTVSIGATLLQPEDTQDKLISRADKALYKAKENGRNNCVYI; encoded by the coding sequence ATGTATAACTTTCTGCAATTATTATTTCCGTTCAAAACGACTCAGCTTGTGAGTCATGCGTTTGATGAAAAATTTGAGGAATGGGACAAACCATCACGCCAAATACAAATATCGGCCATAGCCTTTCTCACAGCAATTCTATATATGCTTTTTTCAATGCTGAACAAGTCTTGGGCAACCGAAAATCTACAAAACTTGATGCTAAAAGTTCATTTGTTTGTGGTTGTCCCAATGCTATTAGTCATCAGCTTTCTTGCTTTCCGCAGAAAATATTACAACACCGTAATGAATATCCTGGCGGTTTCTCCAATCATTTCGATTATTTGTCATGCTTACATAATCAGCAAACTCCCCTACCAAGCACCCTATCAGATGGAAGGTTACATGATTATTTTTTGGACGTTTGTTATATCAGGGCTCACATTTAAGCATGCCTTAATCAGTGCTTCCTGCTCCGCCATAATTTTATTGACGACCGCCTATTTCTATATAAATCAGCCCGATTATTACACCATGCACGTTTTTTGGGTATTCTGTAGTTTTTCATTTGGCTTTTTAGGTGCTTTGATCTTTGACCAATCTAGAAAAGCCGTTTACAGCAGTCACCAAGAATTGCATCAAATTGCAATTACAGATAATTTAACGGGTGTTTTTAATCGAAACCAATTAAACCAGGTCTTAAAAGCTCAAATTGACAAATGTACAAAGGAAAGTCATTCATTTGGCTTGATCATTTTGGACATTGACCACTTTAAAGCAGTCAATGACACTTTTGGTCATGACATAGGGGACAAGGTGTTACAGCAAACAGCACAATTGTTATCAGAGCTTACTCAGAATGATGACATTCTATTTAGGTGGGGCGGAGAGGAGTTTATTATTGTAGCCCTTGACGTCAATAAACAAAGCCTTATCCAGTACTGTGATGTAGTAAGGAAACAGTTCGAACAAGAAAGTTTTGGCACAACTGAAAGTATGACTGTCAGCATCGGTGCTACACTTTTACAGCCGGAAGACACTCAGGACAAGTTAATTTCACGTGCTGACAAAGCACTTTATAAAGCAAAAGAAAACGGGCGCAACAACTGTGTTTATATATAA
- a CDS encoding PDZ domain-containing protein has protein sequence MNNTYLKTAITAALMAASLSSLAEETQTVDVDVKVEGNQGKVLIIKDNDGKVTKIHENLDLADGEDMQDKLDALMAEHGIDINAEGAEVHKEVIVLSDEDIVLSDEDIVHGNHKMMFVQKSNDINVDIEDGVAKVFIKKDVDGEVQVIEETMEVGEDEDLNQLIEDLMIEHGIEADEGQVHKKIIKLDRRAVSIDENKPRLGFMASVSDAGWDVISVVPESGAAEAGIQAGDVIVSVDGAETGKEGMGLNDFSKNNYQAGDLIEVIVDRNGNEMVVDVEAKVVNSPDVLMKNVHQWISKDGEVEIENIHGPSAFTFKFDGKDGQALGEHLNLGDHEVRVMTTGGEADAYFFSNGKMNQWLGKKHHFSTVTKDLGKYFGVDSGVLVLEVDADNKLGLEDGDVIQSINGEVVNSPKDVVKKMSALKNDDQVEIEIYRNKEKLYLES, from the coding sequence ATGAATAATACTTATTTAAAAACAGCCATAACAGCCGCTTTGATGGCAGCCAGTTTATCCTCTCTAGCAGAGGAGACTCAAACGGTAGATGTCGATGTTAAGGTAGAGGGCAATCAAGGTAAAGTCCTGATAATCAAAGATAACGATGGCAAAGTGACAAAAATACATGAAAATTTGGATTTGGCCGATGGTGAAGACATGCAAGACAAGCTTGATGCTTTGATGGCAGAACATGGTATTGATATCAATGCAGAAGGAGCTGAGGTTCATAAAGAAGTCATTGTTTTAAGTGACGAAGACATTGTTTTAAGTGACGAAGACATTGTTCATGGTAACCATAAAATGATGTTTGTCCAAAAAAGCAATGACATCAACGTAGATATAGAGGACGGCGTGGCCAAAGTCTTTATCAAGAAGGACGTGGATGGTGAAGTTCAAGTCATCGAAGAAACCATGGAGGTTGGTGAGGACGAGGATTTGAACCAATTGATTGAAGACCTGATGATTGAGCATGGCATAGAGGCTGATGAAGGCCAAGTTCACAAAAAAATAATTAAATTGGACCGCCGTGCTGTGTCCATTGATGAGAATAAGCCCAGGTTGGGTTTTATGGCTTCTGTGAGTGATGCTGGATGGGATGTCATCTCGGTTGTGCCAGAAAGTGGTGCAGCAGAAGCAGGTATTCAAGCAGGTGATGTGATCGTTTCAGTCGATGGTGCAGAAACGGGAAAAGAGGGCATGGGTTTGAATGACTTCTCAAAGAACAACTATCAAGCAGGTGACTTGATTGAAGTGATTGTTGATCGAAATGGAAATGAAATGGTAGTGGATGTTGAGGCCAAGGTGGTTAATTCACCAGATGTCTTGATGAAAAATGTTCACCAATGGATCAGCAAAGACGGTGAGGTTGAAATAGAAAATATCCATGGTCCGAGTGCCTTTACATTCAAGTTTGATGGGAAAGATGGCCAAGCTTTGGGTGAGCATTTGAATTTAGGTGACCATGAAGTTCGTGTGATGACCACTGGTGGTGAAGCTGATGCCTACTTTTTTTCAAATGGAAAAATGAATCAATGGTTGGGCAAGAAGCACCACTTTTCTACAGTCACAAAAGATTTAGGAAAGTATTTTGGTGTCGATTCAGGCGTTTTGGTTTTAGAAGTTGATGCCGATAATAAACTGGGCTTAGAAGATGGTGATGTCATTCAAAGCATCAATGGTGAGGTTGTCAACTCGCCCAAAGATGTGGTTAAAAAAATGTCTGCCTTGAAAAATGATGATCAAGTTGAGATAGAAATCTACCGTAATAAAGAAAAATTATATTTAGAGTCATAA
- the ykgO gene encoding type B 50S ribosomal protein L36 codes for MKVLSSLKSAKTRSRDCKVVRRRGKVFVICKSNPKLKARQR; via the coding sequence ATGAAAGTTTTATCATCTTTGAAATCAGCCAAGACTCGTTCAAGAGACTGCAAAGTGGTTCGTCGCCGTGGAAAAGTTTTTGTGATTTGTAAATCAAATCCAAAATTGAAAGCACGTCAAAGATAA
- a CDS encoding VOC family protein, protein MSKPQKIGQLAISCSDKDRSVSFYSEVVGLELLFDTDSGMAFMQCGEVRLMLTELQGHTKDHHTSVIYYQLDDLNGWFEQTDLQHVAVEKAPHFVVKMADHDLWMAFLRDPDGHLVGLMEERAFQD, encoded by the coding sequence ATGAGCAAGCCGCAAAAAATAGGTCAGTTGGCCATCAGCTGCAGTGACAAGGATCGTTCAGTGTCATTTTACAGTGAGGTTGTGGGTTTGGAACTGCTTTTTGATACTGACAGTGGCATGGCATTTATGCAGTGTGGCGAAGTCAGGCTGATGTTAACTGAATTACAGGGACATACTAAGGACCATCACACATCTGTTATCTACTATCAATTAGATGATTTGAATGGCTGGTTTGAGCAAACTGATTTACAACATGTTGCTGTAGAGAAGGCACCACATTTTGTTGTTAAGATGGCAGATCATGATTTATGGATGGCTTTTTTACGTGATCCGGACGGTCATTTGGTAGGGTTGATGGAAGAAAGGGCTTTTCAAGATTAA
- a CDS encoding HEAT repeat domain-containing protein, translated as MKKTLILLSFFLSAGVLASNEAVRAYVIEQYRSIIEPLFSSGESTQPKFDTFYTAMVEELPFQQRAERSLELAINRFEGAPDYILKYAENWHGEIESNPRLQTLTTTALNSPLIEIRMAGFELYLAQYDVDKTPEKVDRLIRQFERKPEKNAAGALWAMAAIAARGVDRVKVYDVLIEAIGSESDKVRQGAVEALARFGGEEIIEPLLFVAQNDTSAYIQERAFCGLAQTGTLQVIERYAALPTLIKLAHDPNSTDQELGWIYQALKEISNLYDIPNDPEAWEERLIDVGMLQLQ; from the coding sequence ATGAAAAAAACACTTATCTTATTATCATTCTTCCTCAGTGCGGGTGTATTGGCCAGTAATGAAGCTGTGCGTGCCTATGTGATTGAGCAATACCGCTCCATTATTGAACCACTGTTCTCCTCTGGAGAGTCTACACAGCCTAAGTTTGACACTTTTTATACGGCCATGGTTGAAGAACTGCCTTTTCAGCAACGTGCTGAAAGGTCGTTGGAGTTGGCGATTAATCGTTTTGAAGGTGCGCCAGATTATATTTTAAAGTACGCCGAAAATTGGCATGGAGAAATAGAATCAAACCCACGGTTACAAACGTTAACCACTACCGCTTTGAATTCACCGTTGATTGAAATTCGAATGGCGGGGTTTGAATTGTATTTGGCACAATATGACGTCGATAAAACACCCGAAAAAGTCGATCGATTGATAAGACAGTTTGAGCGTAAACCTGAAAAGAATGCAGCAGGAGCTTTGTGGGCCATGGCAGCGATTGCTGCTCGTGGTGTTGATCGTGTAAAGGTTTATGATGTACTGATAGAAGCCATTGGCAGTGAAAGCGATAAAGTCAGGCAAGGGGCGGTAGAGGCACTTGCTCGTTTTGGTGGAGAAGAAATCATTGAGCCTTTGTTGTTTGTGGCGCAAAATGATACATCAGCTTATATTCAAGAGCGGGCATTCTGTGGCTTAGCTCAAACAGGCACTTTGCAAGTTATAGAGCGTTATGCTGCATTGCCGACCTTGATTAAGTTAGCACATGACCCGAACAGCACCGATCAAGAATTGGGCTGGATTTATCAAGCATTGAAGGAAATCAGTAATTTATATGACATTCCTAATGATCCTGAAGCATGGGAGGAACGATTGATTGATGTTGGAATGTTACAACTTCAATAA
- a CDS encoding Mth938-like domain-containing protein, which produces MQLTEHGNDHPNLISQAETGLCHTAGQSYNQSIIVPWDAPIETVGTKTVRELDESLVQKLCDYQPEIIVLATGEHIEYPDTDLLLPLVKNNIGLEVMTNAAAARTFNVLMSENRQVLCLFLIA; this is translated from the coding sequence ATGCAACTCACTGAACACGGAAACGACCATCCGAATTTAATTTCACAAGCCGAAACGGGCTTGTGCCATACCGCAGGACAAAGCTACAACCAGAGCATCATTGTGCCTTGGGATGCACCCATTGAAACTGTGGGAACAAAAACCGTTAGGGAACTAGATGAATCATTGGTTCAAAAGTTATGTGATTATCAACCTGAAATCATTGTGCTGGCCACTGGCGAGCACATTGAATACCCAGACACTGACTTGTTACTGCCCTTGGTGAAAAACAACATCGGCTTAGAAGTGATGACCAATGCCGCTGCCGCCCGAACCTTCAACGTATTGATGTCAGAAAACCGTCAGGTCTTGTGCTTATTTTTGATAGCTTGA
- a CDS encoding 2OG-Fe(II) oxygenase has protein sequence MTNFIGVYENVLSEAFCQKAIEKFNQSQHAAPGATGQGVDLIKKNSSDITINNFSEWQEDINVLQNAVLTGLVQYVRAHPFLLAGAISVQVQTENGVESVSYVDIPNLSDEALVNMIKAVYRLGSINIQKYKKNEGGYFYWHSEVYPHPKDEYNDSLHRTLLWMFYLNDVEEGGETDFYFQNTSVKPKRGSLVIAPAGFTHTHRGNKPVSDDKYIFTSWLLYQRSSQLYGTPAS, from the coding sequence TTGACAAATTTTATTGGCGTTTACGAGAACGTTTTATCGGAAGCATTTTGCCAAAAGGCAATTGAAAAATTCAATCAAAGTCAACATGCTGCACCAGGTGCTACTGGACAGGGTGTGGATTTAATCAAAAAGAACAGTAGCGACATCACGATCAATAATTTTTCTGAGTGGCAAGAAGATATTAATGTGTTACAAAATGCAGTGCTTACAGGATTGGTGCAGTATGTCAGGGCACACCCATTCCTGTTGGCAGGTGCCATTTCTGTTCAGGTACAAACTGAAAACGGGGTTGAGTCTGTTTCTTATGTAGACATTCCCAACCTGTCTGACGAGGCTTTAGTAAACATGATTAAAGCAGTATATAGGCTGGGTTCAATCAACATTCAAAAGTATAAAAAGAATGAAGGCGGGTATTTTTACTGGCATTCTGAAGTTTATCCGCACCCCAAAGACGAATATAACGACTCTTTGCACAGAACATTGTTGTGGATGTTTTATTTGAATGATGTAGAAGAAGGGGGGGAGACTGATTTTTATTTTCAAAATACCAGTGTCAAACCCAAGCGTGGTTCATTGGTCATAGCGCCTGCTGGTTTTACCCATACTCACAGGGGAAATAAACCGGTATCTGATGATAAATATATTTTTACTTCATGGCTGTTGTATCAACGATCAAGTCAGTTATATGGTACACCAGCATCATGA
- the gcvA gene encoding transcriptional regulator GcvA: MAIKYRNIPPLRAIKAFEASARHLSFTKAAEELHVTQAAISHQIKNLENITGVPLFKRYNRALKLTFEGRMYLISVRNALEGIEKATRQLKNQDASGTLNISVLPSFATKWLSKRIWKFQQQHNELDVRISAFEWLTDFKKDDCDIAIRYTAEPHYPGLKAELFLEEEVFPVCSKQLYDSFEGRLSPDKLLKAKLLHEDFTTEDWHEWFELAGLTAQVNLRGTRFSHTVTMLESVENHQGFALGRTTLVQDDIERGLLVAPFDIKMKSQMSYYLVYPESHENDTKLQIIKSWLFEEAEKFQSQGNQKLF, from the coding sequence ATGGCAATCAAATACCGCAACATACCGCCACTTAGAGCAATCAAAGCTTTTGAAGCTTCAGCTCGTCATTTAAGTTTCACTAAGGCAGCAGAAGAATTACACGTCACTCAAGCCGCCATCAGTCACCAAATAAAAAACCTGGAAAATATCACAGGAGTGCCTTTGTTTAAAAGGTACAACAGAGCACTCAAATTAACTTTTGAGGGTCGCATGTATTTGATTTCTGTGCGCAATGCCCTAGAAGGTATAGAGAAAGCGACCAGACAACTAAAAAATCAAGATGCATCTGGTACATTAAACATTTCTGTTCTGCCTTCTTTCGCCACGAAATGGCTATCTAAAAGGATATGGAAGTTTCAACAGCAACACAATGAATTAGATGTCAGAATTTCAGCGTTTGAATGGTTAACTGACTTCAAAAAAGATGACTGTGATATTGCTATCCGTTATACAGCGGAACCTCATTACCCAGGATTAAAAGCTGAGTTGTTTTTAGAAGAAGAAGTCTTTCCTGTGTGTAGCAAGCAATTATATGACTCTTTTGAGGGCCGATTATCTCCAGACAAATTACTCAAAGCAAAGTTATTGCATGAGGACTTTACCACTGAAGATTGGCATGAGTGGTTTGAATTGGCAGGACTGACAGCTCAAGTCAACCTACGAGGCACGCGATTCAGTCATACGGTTACAATGTTAGAATCTGTAGAAAATCACCAAGGCTTTGCCCTCGGAAGAACCACACTGGTACAGGATGACATTGAACGGGGCTTATTGGTAGCGCCATTTGATATTAAGATGAAAAGTCAAATGTCCTATTATTTGGTTTACCCTGAAAGTCATGAAAATGACACCAAGCTACAAATCATTAAATCTTGGCTATTTGAGGAAGCAGAAAAGTTTCAGTCTCAAGGTAATCAAAAATTATTTTGA
- a CDS encoding glycosyltransferase family 2 protein: MKTLIVIPAFNEADNLQKLLPQITQLRGLDILIVDDFSSDGTALKAKDMGVTCLSLPDQLGAWGATQTGIRYALSNGYDQVVTMDADGQHLPEEIATLLNSKSQDNNVIIGTFPKRLSRLKKMAWGFFKALTLIKIQDLTSGFRLYDKQALTLLSGERASLLDYQDVGVLLLLLRSGLTISEVPVKMYDRQDGKSRVFSSWLVVMKYMIQTTTLCIANFGVKKTK, from the coding sequence ATGAAGACATTAATTGTCATTCCTGCCTTTAACGAAGCAGACAATTTACAAAAGCTACTGCCTCAAATCACTCAATTACGTGGTCTTGACATTTTAATTGTAGATGATTTCAGTAGTGATGGTACAGCGCTAAAAGCTAAAGACATGGGTGTAACTTGTTTGTCTTTGCCGGACCAACTGGGTGCTTGGGGGGCAACACAAACTGGCATTCGGTATGCATTAAGCAATGGCTATGACCAAGTCGTCACAATGGATGCAGATGGGCAACACCTCCCTGAGGAAATAGCCACCTTGTTAAACAGTAAAAGCCAAGACAACAATGTCATCATCGGAACCTTTCCGAAAAGGCTCAGTCGATTGAAAAAAATGGCTTGGGGGTTCTTCAAAGCATTAACCCTTATAAAAATTCAAGATTTAACATCTGGCTTCAGACTGTATGACAAACAAGCCTTGACTTTATTGTCTGGTGAACGTGCCAGCTTGTTAGATTATCAAGATGTTGGTGTTTTACTCCTGTTGTTAAGATCAGGCTTAACCATTTCTGAAGTTCCTGTTAAAATGTACGACCGTCAAGATGGAAAGTCTAGAGTATTCAGCTCATGGTTGGTTGTGATGAAATACATGATTCAAACCACCACCTTGTGTATTGCCAACTTTGGAGTTAAAAAAACGAAATGA
- a CDS encoding glycosyltransferase: MNPSSVLTLHDLFLIKGGGERLIHDLCLGLNSDLVTGAISEQGFDLSQLSGQVTNLNGLSGLSGIKTWSLARAFKKYRLDKAYANVIYSGVASPLAINNINAQKHVFYCHTPPRFVYDKKAHYSKDLSWLGKQALHLLNTWFQPQYEQAVNQMDVVLTNSQYVKKRIKNTLSLDAQVVYPPCDTQQFRWKAQGDYFLSLARLDGLKRIKSIVEAFKKMPDKKVVIASGGPESEALQKLAQGHDNISFTGWLSEEKLLDLLGGCLATIYVPEDEDFGMTPVESMAAGKPVICSDHGGPLESVINQETGFYADDEHLVESIIASVSLLTPQKASSMRDACEHRALDFDTHLFLKNISKYLI, translated from the coding sequence ATGAACCCAAGCTCAGTTTTAACTTTACATGATTTGTTTTTAATCAAAGGTGGTGGAGAGCGATTGATCCACGATTTATGTTTGGGTTTAAACAGTGACTTGGTGACTGGAGCCATCAGTGAACAGGGTTTTGATTTATCCCAGTTGTCAGGTCAAGTCACAAACTTAAACGGCTTAAGTGGTTTGTCAGGCATAAAGACATGGTCACTGGCTCGTGCATTTAAAAAATATCGCCTTGATAAGGCATATGCCAATGTGATTTATTCTGGCGTGGCCAGTCCGCTGGCTATTAATAACATCAATGCACAAAAGCACGTATTTTATTGTCATACACCACCACGTTTTGTTTACGATAAGAAGGCGCATTACAGTAAAGATTTATCTTGGCTGGGCAAGCAGGCTTTGCACCTCCTGAACACATGGTTTCAGCCGCAGTATGAACAAGCGGTCAATCAGATGGATGTGGTGCTGACCAACTCACAATATGTGAAAAAGAGAATTAAAAATACCTTAAGTCTTGATGCCCAAGTGGTTTATCCACCATGTGATACTCAGCAATTCAGATGGAAAGCTCAAGGCGATTATTTTCTTTCATTGGCCAGATTAGATGGTTTAAAGCGAATAAAATCTATTGTAGAAGCATTCAAAAAAATGCCAGACAAAAAAGTGGTGATTGCATCTGGAGGTCCAGAGTCTGAGGCATTACAGAAATTAGCACAGGGTCATGACAATATTTCATTCACAGGCTGGCTCAGTGAAGAAAAATTGTTGGACCTATTGGGTGGCTGTTTGGCAACGATTTATGTGCCAGAAGATGAAGATTTTGGTATGACACCTGTCGAATCAATGGCCGCTGGGAAGCCTGTAATATGTTCAGATCATGGAGGTCCATTGGAATCTGTGATTAACCAAGAAACAGGTTTTTATGCAGACGATGAGCATTTGGTTGAATCAATTATAGCGTCGGTCAGTTTGTTGACACCACAAAAAGCCAGTAGCATGAGGGATGCATGTGAACACAGGGCTTTGGATTTCGATACCCACTTGTTTTTAAAAAATATTTCAAAATATTTGATTTGA
- a CDS encoding DUF2304 domain-containing protein, whose protein sequence is MTNIVILVIGALLSVTIFYMVRKDKMHGPFATWWLFVALATIILAAFPQWVDLIAGHLGIVYPPTLILVLAVALILIKMLTMDMALTRKERKIRRLTQRMAIIENKLDEVLQKDS, encoded by the coding sequence ATGACAAACATTGTAATCTTAGTAATTGGCGCCCTGCTCTCTGTGACGATTTTCTATATGGTTCGCAAAGATAAAATGCACGGGCCATTTGCTACTTGGTGGTTGTTTGTGGCATTGGCCACTATCATTTTAGCCGCTTTCCCTCAGTGGGTAGATCTCATTGCTGGGCATTTAGGCATCGTTTACCCACCCACATTAATCCTGGTTCTTGCTGTGGCGTTGATATTAATCAAAATGTTGACCATGGACATGGCACTGACTCGTAAGGAAAGAAAAATCAGACGCTTAACTCAACGCATGGCAATCATCGAAAACAAATTGGATGAAGTCCTCCAAAAAGACAGTTAA
- a CDS encoding class I SAM-dependent methyltransferase produces the protein MDYLKLNKKAWDAKTKIHVKSSFYDVPAFKAGNNTLNDIEMKALGDVSGKSLLHLQCHFGLDSLSWARLGAKVTGVDLSSVAIKQAQDLSEQCDLHATFICDDVINYLQKRRQFDVVFTSYGTICWLSDIKAWAQGVARQLKPGGTFFMAEFHPVYDLLDGYSYFHQLEPDVETETVYTENKSEEKQAIAVWSHPLGEVISALLCAGLSIQAFEEFDYSPYDCFDNMEERQAGQFHLQHKGNDIPLVYALKAVKECSEETVSSYQK, from the coding sequence ATGGATTATTTAAAGCTAAACAAAAAAGCTTGGGATGCCAAAACCAAAATTCATGTCAAATCGTCTTTTTATGATGTGCCTGCATTTAAAGCCGGTAACAACACTTTGAATGACATTGAAATGAAGGCTTTGGGCGATGTTTCAGGCAAAAGTTTGTTACACCTTCAGTGCCATTTTGGATTGGATTCATTGTCTTGGGCGAGGTTGGGGGCAAAGGTTACTGGCGTCGATTTGTCATCAGTGGCGATCAAGCAAGCGCAAGATTTGAGTGAACAGTGCGACTTACACGCCACTTTTATATGTGATGATGTCATCAATTATCTACAAAAACGCCGTCAATTCGATGTGGTGTTCACTTCATATGGGACCATTTGTTGGCTGTCAGACATCAAAGCTTGGGCGCAAGGCGTGGCCAGGCAACTTAAGCCAGGTGGTACTTTCTTTATGGCAGAATTTCATCCTGTCTATGATTTGCTTGATGGGTATTCATATTTTCATCAGCTTGAACCCGATGTTGAAACTGAAACGGTTTACACAGAAAACAAGTCTGAAGAAAAACAAGCCATTGCTGTGTGGTCACACCCGCTTGGTGAAGTTATCTCAGCATTGTTATGTGCAGGTTTAAGTATTCAAGCTTTTGAAGAGTTTGATTACAGCCCATATGATTGCTTTGATAACATGGAAGAACGCCAGGCCGGTCAATTTCACCTTCAGCATAAAGGCAATGATATACCTTTGGTTTATGCGTTGAAAGCTGTTAAAGAATGTAGCGAAGAAACGGTCTCAAGCTATCAAAAATAA
- a CDS encoding sigma-70 family RNA polymerase sigma factor translates to MSPFSIDIDEMTKAQAQKGKQVAYRRIYDLYKSAVYNLAFRMLQSREDALDVLQNTFVAAFQKMAQHSGDVAFGFWLRKIAVNQSLQLIKKNHRQRESQMSVAELPEQTAVNIDLNLAHDLNVLLQKLPPLSRSVLWLYEVEGFSHKEIADWYQMSVSFSKSQLSRSKKLMAEWLAHQEQDNDQKHNN, encoded by the coding sequence GTGAGCCCTTTCAGTATAGACATAGATGAGATGACCAAAGCCCAAGCGCAGAAAGGCAAGCAGGTGGCATACCGTCGCATTTACGATTTATATAAATCAGCTGTTTATAATTTGGCTTTTCGTATGCTACAAAGCCGTGAAGATGCTTTGGATGTTTTGCAAAATACATTTGTTGCTGCATTTCAAAAAATGGCACAACACTCAGGTGACGTGGCTTTTGGTTTTTGGCTAAGAAAGATAGCGGTGAACCAAAGCCTACAGTTGATCAAAAAAAATCACCGCCAACGAGAAAGTCAAATGTCCGTTGCGGAGCTTCCTGAACAAACTGCTGTCAATATTGACCTTAATCTTGCACATGATTTGAATGTGTTGCTGCAAAAGTTGCCACCCTTGTCACGCAGTGTTCTCTGGCTCTATGAAGTAGAAGGCTTCAGCCACAAAGAAATTGCAGACTGGTATCAAATGTCTGTCAGTTTCTCTAAGTCACAATTATCTAGAAGTAAAAAGTTAATGGCCGAATGGTTGGCCCATCAGGAGCAGGATAATGACCAAAAACACAACAATTGA